In one Lolium rigidum isolate FL_2022 chromosome 3, APGP_CSIRO_Lrig_0.1, whole genome shotgun sequence genomic region, the following are encoded:
- the LOC124697863 gene encoding ycf20-like protein → MLGQRACQLCVRAGEPSIGRRRAARDSRGRGSFFPSAASPCVASGAATQGSFCLLRASPSFCTSSSSRGVRWAIRTMSDDNTDNSGNSTRLFSAVLSFLKKLTDKLKKLRRGFPVKILFFLIGFYCATAFATVIGQTGDWDILSAGLAVAIVEVIGALMYRASFAFLGGMKNMIAIFNYWKAGLTLGLFLDSFKYEVDEFLESCNPFHFEVDNIFTGIW, encoded by the exons ATGCTTGGCCAGCGTGCATGTCAGCTCTGCGTCCGTGCAGGGGAGCCGTCGATTGGTCGCCGCCGGGCAGCTCGGGATTCTCGAGGTCGAGGAAGCTTTTTCCCTTCTGCTGCGTCACCCTGCGTTGCGAGCGGGGCAGCCACGCAGGGGAGCTTCTGCTTGCTGCGTGCGTCTCCGTCGTTCTGCACAAGCTCCAGCTCCAG GGGGGTGCGATGGGCCATCAGGACTATGTCGGATGACAACACCGATAATTCAGGCAATAGCACTCGCCTGTTTAGTGCTGTTCTATCTTTCTTGAAGAAGTTGACTGACAAGCTGAAGAAACTAAGAAGAGGGTTTCCTGTGAAGATCTTGTTCTTCCTGATAGGATTTTACTGCGCCACGGCATTTGCTACTGTCATTGGCCAAACGGGCGACTGGGACATATTATCTGCTGGCCTTGCCGTAGCCATCGTCGAGGTTATTGGTGCTCTAATGTACAGGGCTTCGTTTGCGTTTCTCGGCGGGATGAAGAACATGATTGCGATATTCAATTACTGGAAAGCCGGGCTCACACTCGGACTGTTCTTGGATTCGTTCAAATATGAAGTGGATGAATTCCTTGAATCATGTAATCCGTTCCACTTTGAGGTTGATAATATATTTACTGGGATTTGGTAA